In the genome of Moorena sp. SIOASIH, the window TGTGGGAACGACATTTACGGTTACCCTACCCCTCCACTTGGCTAATGACCAAAATAATGAGTAATATTAAATCCGGTTAATCACTTCTAGAATGGTTGATCGCCTTTGGTGAATTAATTATTAATAATTATGAAGTATTAATTATTGATAATTAATACTTCCTTCATTGAAGTCTTCTGTATTCGTGACATACTCCCGACCCTGCCCTAACGGGACAGCGCGGGCTTCTTACCAACTCCTGCTATTGCTTTGGATACTCGATAAGCTTTATTAACGACACGGTCAGAAGTTACCGCAAGAATAGGGCAGCCTTTATGGTTAGTCGGTTATGGGTAAAGGGTTAAAACTTTATGATTAAGGCTGCCCTATTCTAAGGTTTCCTCTCCGGGATGCCCCGACCCGCCGGAACAATGCAAAAAGTTGTATCTCCAAAGTACTGTAGGTGCGACCCGTGGCCAATTTAATTCGCCGTTCGCGTAGCGTCTCCTACGGAGAAACGCGCCCCGCGTCTCCGTAGGAGAACGGAAAGCGCACCTATGGAATTTTACCCATCCACAGATAACTCAAACTATTAAGCTTTTTTCTGGATGGAACCCCATATTCGGTGGTTTTATTGGTTCAATTGGCAGGTGGCGGTTAGCACTTAATTTGTTTTCCCTACCATTTATAGTATATCACATTGAAAAGCTCCGTTCCGACCCTTTTCCCGCGCTTCCCATACGACACTTACTTTTAAAAAGTAAAGTGCGGGGCTTCTCGCGGTTTTGCTAATTCTCAGTGCGCTTGACAATCAACGATCAACAATGACCCCTCAGGTTTCTATCAAATTCTTGCAAGTTCAGGAAACTAGCGAGTCTACTGGTTCAACTCCCAGTTATCGCCTTGACAGCTATATTGCCCAACAAACACCCGACTTGTCTCGCTCTCGTATCCAGAAGCTGATTGAACAAGGCAACGTGCAAGTGAATGATCAGGTGTGTATCTCAAAAAAAGCTAAAGTTCAGCTAGGCGATCGCATATCCCTGACCATACCTGACGCTAAACCTCTGGAATTACAACCGGAAGTCATCCCCTTAGACATTCTTTATGAAGATGAGGTTCTGATTATTATCAACAAACCGGCTGGTTTGGTAGTTCATCCCGCACCTGGTCATGAAAGTGGTACTCTTGTCAATGCCCTTTTAGCCCACTGTCCTAATCTGACAGGTATTGGTGGTGTTCAGCGTCCAGGCATTGTCCACCGCTTGGATAAGGATACAACTGGTGCAATTGCGATCGCAAAAACTGACCAGGCTCATGGACATCTACAAGCCCAACTCCAAGCCAAAACTGCTCAAAGACAATATTTAGGTGTAGTCTATGGTGCTCCCTCTGCCGAGTCTGGCACCATTAACCGACCAATTGGACGGCATCCTGTAGACCGCAAGAAAATGGCTGTCGTGCCAGTAGAAAAAGGGGGACGCCCAGCGATTACCCATTGGCAAGTCCGAGAACGACTGGGCAACTATACCCTGATCCATTTCCAATTAGAAACTGGTCGCACCCACCAAATTCGTGTCCACAGTAGCTATATTGGTCATCCCATTGTTGGAGACCCCGTTTACAGCAGTGCTCGTTCTGTCGGTGTCAATCTACCGGGTCAAGCACTTCACGCTTGGCGGCTACAACTAAAGCATCCAGTTTCTGAGGAGTGGATTGAGTTTGTTGCCCCTCCCCCCCTAGCGTTGATCAAACTCTTAGACTTGCTACGACTTCGCTTCAGCTAGTTCCTTGTTCTGAGACCGATATGGCACTAAGGATTCGTAGTCGATGTTTACAGCTGACACTCGTGGGATAGTGTTGCCTTGGGGAGACAGATCCCGTGCCATGCCCATATACAGAGACGGATCCCCTGCCTTGGCCTTCTTGTCTTGTGGGATATAACTGCGCACCTGGGTCTGCCAAATGATTTGTGGGAAGCCCAGTACTGCACGGTAGTATTCGTTGTAACGTGGAGATTTGATGTTGAATGGTGTTTCACCCTGAGGCCGACCAGGAAGCACTCGACGCCGTTGATAGGGGACGGTGTTGTACCCAAAATTCTCCATGTACTCTTCGCTGTCGAGCAGTTGATCGACGAAGCCTTGGATGCCCTTTGTGGCAATTATAATTGACCAGGCTAATTTTTCTCTTTCGCCATAGATATCACGTCCAAGCACCCGCTGCACGCACTGTTCTACAACGCGATAGTTGCTGTTTTTGTCATAGAAGCTGGTCTTGAAGGTTTCAGAAAGCAACAACCCACGAATGAAGTCCCGTACTGTGATCTGACCGAAGCGGAGTTGGGACTCCAGGAACGGTTCACGATCCGAAGCAAAGGCATGGAAGAAAATCTGACGGTATCCTGCCTCGATTAGGGCATCCATGTCCCCGGGGGAGAGCAAGTTTTCAGTGGAATAAATTCTGGGTTGCTCTTCTCCTGGTATCTCATACCCATCTATGCGCGCATTCTGCGTCACAGGGGCGTAGCCTAGTAAAGGAATAGCCACGTTTTTATCTCCGTATTCTTAGAAAATCTTACAAACCTTAATCAAATATATAATGAATCCTGTGTCAGTCTATAAAAAAATTGTATTTTAATCGATATCTTAATCTCTCAAGGAACCACTGATAGCTGGGACAGCAGCCAATAGTCAATAGTCAATAGCCATCGGTTAATCAACTAAGGGTATTCTTTTTCGATTACTCTGTGTGTTCCCCTTTGAGTTAATCTCCTCAATCACTAATAGGTTATTAATTTTGATTAAGTAAAACGTTAATCAAAGCAATAATTTTTAATATTTATTAAAATAGCCCGAAAGAATTAGACCAAACAATTAGACAATAGCCGATCGCTCCTAGCATCCATACCCCATCCAAAAAGACAGTGAATTAGTCTTGGATGGACACTCAGGCCAATCCCGTAAGTAAGTTTCCAGATCTAATTGCCAGCGTGGCGGTTTTAATCCCAGACCCAAACAGAGATGGGAAATAACCTCAAAAAAACGCTGATCGTGACCAGGGGCACCTAAATGAGCATGGGCATATTCATGGATGACAATACTCAACCAATCAGACCGTGCAATGCGTCCGACATCAATTAATATTACCGCCGGAGTGGCTAAGATGTTGCAAAAGCCATCAATACCAAACTTTTCCCCTAAAGGGGTTGCTAAAATCCGCATTGGGCGGCACACGGAATCATGATAGCAGCTATGACAGGCGTCTAGGCAAGTCTGGAGTTCACCATTAATGGCATCAATGTGATTGCCAATCCAGGTATAAATGCGATCGCGTTCTTTAACATTATCAGTGATCTCTACCATACTTGGGTCTAAAGCCAGCTGACCCACAGCATTCAGATACTGGTAGCCCCGGATTAACGGATCATCGCTGATGGTGGAATCACCAGCCCAAGATTGAATAATACTCTTCCGGTGCCAAGACATTTTGTTGTTGTTGAGATGTCACCCCAATATTAGCGCCAGTATTAGCCCCATTATCTAGATTAGATTCAATCCGGGTTTCGATACAAAATGATGCGCTGCTAAATCCACCAAAACGTTTCACTATACTGGTACGCATCCGCCGAGATGGAGTGATAAACGA includes:
- a CDS encoding RluA family pseudouridine synthase, translated to MTPQVSIKFLQVQETSESTGSTPSYRLDSYIAQQTPDLSRSRIQKLIEQGNVQVNDQVCISKKAKVQLGDRISLTIPDAKPLELQPEVIPLDILYEDEVLIIINKPAGLVVHPAPGHESGTLVNALLAHCPNLTGIGGVQRPGIVHRLDKDTTGAIAIAKTDQAHGHLQAQLQAKTAQRQYLGVVYGAPSAESGTINRPIGRHPVDRKKMAVVPVEKGGRPAITHWQVRERLGNYTLIHFQLETGRTHQIRVHSSYIGHPIVGDPVYSSARSVGVNLPGQALHAWRLQLKHPVSEEWIEFVAPPPLALIKLLDLLRLRFS
- a CDS encoding phycobilisome rod-core linker polypeptide, yielding MAIPLLGYAPVTQNARIDGYEIPGEEQPRIYSTENLLSPGDMDALIEAGYRQIFFHAFASDREPFLESQLRFGQITVRDFIRGLLLSETFKTSFYDKNSNYRVVEQCVQRVLGRDIYGEREKLAWSIIIATKGIQGFVDQLLDSEEYMENFGYNTVPYQRRRVLPGRPQGETPFNIKSPRYNEYYRAVLGFPQIIWQTQVRSYIPQDKKAKAGDPSLYMGMARDLSPQGNTIPRVSAVNIDYESLVPYRSQNKELAEAKS